Proteins from one Arthrobacter sp. DNA4 genomic window:
- a CDS encoding alpha-ketoacid dehydrogenase subunit beta, with product MKTTYREAMRAALRDAMKRDERVFLMGEDVGRYGGSFAVSLGLLEEFGPDRIRDTPLSESGFVGAGIGAALGGMRPVVEIMTVNFSLLALDQIINNAATLLHMSGGQFNVPIVIRMTTGAGRQLGAQHSHSLEGWYAHIPGLRILAPATLADARGMLWTALQDPDPVLIFEHGSLYNVAGELDDDAGAVDIDKATLLREGDAITLITYGGTLPLVLEAAEQLDGEGIDADVIDLRTLRPLDAHTIMDSVARTHRAVVVDEGWRSGSISAEIAARICEQAFFDLDAPVERVCSLEVPVPYAKHLEQAALPSVERVMAAARRAVGAGG from the coding sequence ATGAAAACCACGTACCGGGAAGCCATGCGCGCGGCCCTCCGCGATGCCATGAAGCGCGACGAGCGGGTGTTCCTCATGGGTGAGGACGTGGGCCGGTACGGCGGCAGCTTCGCCGTGAGCCTGGGCCTGCTGGAGGAATTCGGGCCTGACCGGATCCGCGACACGCCCCTCTCCGAATCCGGGTTCGTGGGCGCGGGGATCGGCGCGGCGCTGGGCGGGATGCGGCCCGTCGTCGAAATCATGACCGTCAACTTCAGCCTGCTGGCGCTGGACCAGATCATCAACAACGCCGCCACGCTCCTGCACATGTCAGGTGGCCAGTTCAACGTGCCCATCGTCATCCGGATGACCACCGGCGCCGGCCGCCAGCTGGGGGCGCAGCACTCACACAGCCTGGAAGGCTGGTACGCGCACATCCCGGGGCTGCGCATCCTGGCCCCGGCCACGCTGGCGGACGCCCGCGGGATGCTGTGGACCGCGCTGCAGGACCCGGACCCGGTGCTGATCTTCGAACACGGCTCGCTGTACAACGTCGCGGGGGAGCTCGACGACGATGCCGGCGCCGTGGACATCGACAAGGCAACGCTCCTGCGCGAAGGGGACGCCATTACGCTCATCACCTACGGCGGCACCCTGCCCCTGGTGCTGGAGGCCGCGGAGCAACTGGACGGGGAGGGCATCGACGCCGACGTCATCGACCTGCGCACCCTGCGGCCGCTGGACGCCCACACCATCATGGACAGCGTGGCCAGGACGCACCGGGCCGTGGTGGTGGACGAGGGCTGGCGCAGCGGCAGCATCTCTGCCGAGATCGCGGCCCGGATCTGTGAACAGGCCTTCTTCGACCTGGACGCCCCCGTGGAGCGGGTGTGCAGCCTGGAGGTCCCCGTCCCCTACGCCAAGCACCTGGAGCAGGCGGCGCTGCCGTCGGTGGAGCGGGTCATGGCCGCCGCACGAAGGGCCGTGGGCGCCGGTGGATGA
- the pdhA gene encoding pyruvate dehydrogenase (acetyl-transferring) E1 component subunit alpha, producing the protein MTTLRSQGIPDAEHAVHLLRQMLRVRRLEEKCIELYSAAKIRGFLHVYIGEEAVAAGVMEALEPEDAVVATYREHGHALLRGVSAGAILAEMYGHAEGCCRGRGGSMHLFDAATRFYGGNAIVVSGLPLAVGLALADRMAGRQRVTVCFFGEGAVAEGEFHESMNLAALWQLPVLFCCENNLYAMGTALGRSESQTDIALKADGYEISAWAVDGMDVLAVEEAARRAVDAVRSGGGPHFLELRTYRFRAHSMFDPELYREKSEVTRWMERDPISLLRAAMQAAGQLPEKDWAALQADVDAEISTAVGFAENGTPEPVSELSRFVYSDRPDDASAGGGGPEERGTTAGKGGAAG; encoded by the coding sequence AGTGCCGCCAAGATCCGCGGCTTCCTGCACGTCTACATCGGCGAGGAGGCCGTGGCGGCAGGGGTGATGGAAGCCCTGGAGCCGGAGGACGCCGTGGTGGCCACCTACCGCGAACACGGGCACGCCTTGCTGCGCGGCGTCTCCGCCGGGGCCATCCTCGCCGAAATGTACGGCCACGCGGAGGGCTGCTGCCGGGGTCGGGGCGGCTCCATGCACCTCTTTGACGCCGCCACCCGCTTCTACGGCGGAAACGCCATCGTGGTAAGCGGGCTGCCACTCGCCGTCGGGCTGGCCCTCGCGGACCGGATGGCTGGGCGTCAACGGGTGACCGTCTGCTTCTTCGGCGAAGGCGCTGTGGCCGAAGGCGAGTTCCACGAAAGCATGAACCTGGCCGCGCTGTGGCAGCTGCCGGTGCTGTTCTGCTGCGAAAACAACCTCTACGCCATGGGCACCGCGCTGGGCCGCTCCGAATCCCAGACGGACATCGCGCTCAAGGCGGACGGCTACGAGATCTCGGCGTGGGCGGTGGACGGCATGGACGTGCTCGCCGTTGAGGAGGCCGCCCGGCGCGCCGTGGACGCCGTGCGGTCCGGCGGCGGCCCGCACTTCCTGGAGCTGCGCACGTACCGGTTCCGCGCCCACTCCATGTTCGATCCCGAGCTGTACCGGGAGAAATCCGAGGTGACCCGGTGGATGGAACGGGACCCCATCAGCCTGTTGCGGGCCGCCATGCAGGCGGCGGGCCAGCTGCCCGAGAAGGACTGGGCCGCGCTGCAGGCGGACGTGGACGCTGAGATCAGCACCGCCGTCGGATTTGCCGAAAACGGGACGCCGGAGCCGGTGTCCGAGCTCAGCCGGTTCGTCTACAGCGACCGGCCGGACGACGCCAGCGCAGGCGGCGGGGGTCCGGAGGAACGGGGCACGACAGCAGGGAAAGGCGGGGCTGCAGGATGA